From Trichoderma atroviride chromosome 1, complete sequence, one genomic window encodes:
- a CDS encoding uncharacterized protein (EggNog:ENOG41), whose amino-acid sequence MLRYIRSLPVLASGGEGATGNRARESMRAPHRQRSLFAASLSIVNQSSAPPEDRLHHLDTWITELRPSSEMMGPEEAPTRPASPQIESNIDQPSAIGHLVFGFEDLETLEASLGSGQCQSKSFTGKEGGSSANDRVVSEFSVNVDGLLWVNGYESCKQDDLGGQPGRQMTLVVLKFTLSSRGLHERFDSMRISLQFEAFDSEHWKQPTVEAWAPFGPMDRMGRPETRQKQTNEINEDAALIHSTAGLSMAARTEGELVRPGFDQVHSTVEVHHQTGRPYGVTWVLEENNIREADTSLEFNTAVLVSRSSSDPYNAKFDLNAFVGPSREQFNEVRQFTIQQGQPWVSSEGEEMMKNIDLRNLGNLRNREITIMLDIPLGSGYVECHHPRD is encoded by the coding sequence ATGTTGCGCTACATACGGAGCTTGCCGGTCTTGGCTTCGGGGGGGGAGGGAGCAACTGGTAACAGAGCGAGGGAGTCGATGCGAGCACCCCATAGACAAAGGTCATTATTTGCCGCTTCGCTTTCCATCGTTAACCAAAGCTCTGCCCCTCCCGAGGACCGTTTGCACCATTTGGATACATGGATTACGGAGTTGAGGCCAAGCTCGGAGATGATGGGACCGGAGGAAGCGCCAACTAGACCTGCAAGTCCACAAATCGAGTCAAATATTGACCAGCCAAGCGCTATAGGTCATCTTGTTTTCGGCTTTGAGGATCTTGAGACTCTTGAAGCATCTCTTGGCTCGGGTCAATGTCAATCCAAGTCGTTTACAGGAAAAGAAGGTGGCAGTTCTGCAAACGATAGGGTGGTGTCTGAGTTTAGTGTGAATGTAGACGGTCTTCTTTGGGTAAATGGATACGAAAGCTGTAAGCAGGACGACTTGGGAGGCCAGCCAGGCCGACAGATGACCCTGGTGGTTCTTAAATTTACGCTCTCCTCCCGCGGCTTACACGAAAGATTCGACTCCATGCGGATTTCCTTACAATTCGAAGCATTTGATTCCGAGCACTGGAAACAGCCAACCGTTGAGGCCTGGGCACCATTTGGTCCTATGGACAGAATGGGTAGGCCGGAAACTCGTCAAAAGCAAACCAACGAAAtcaatgaagatgctgcattAATCCATTCTACAGCCGGCTTATCCATGGCTGCAAGAACTGAGGGCGAATTAGTCAGGCCAGGCTTTGACCAGGTGCATTCAACGGTAGAGGTGCACCATCAAACTGGCCGCCCATACGGTGTTACATGGGTTCTAGAGGAAAATAATATTCGAGAGGCGGATACATCTCTGGAATTCAATACAGCGGTGCTTGTCTCACGAAGCTCATCAGACCCCTATAATGCCAAGTTCGACCTCAACGCGTTCGTCGGCCCTTCCAGAGAGCAATTCAACGAGGTGAGGCAGTTTACAATTCAGCAGGGACAGCCTTGGGTGAGTTCTGAAGGtgaggagatgatgaagaacaTTGATTTAAGGAACTTGGGGAATCTACGGAATAGAGAAATAACTATAATGTTGGATATTCCGCTGGGTTCGGGCTATGTAGAGTGCCATCACCCAAGGGATTGA
- a CDS encoding uncharacterized protein (SECRETED:SignalP(1-22)): MTARHLLQAFIVIACSLPLCQCAPASGRVQLPSLLDATLDELQSGLNAGHFTSVDLIRAYTARIGQVNSRLHAVNEINPDAVSIAAHHDSLRSSGNLIGPLHGIPVVVKDNIGTADKMNNTAGSFALLGAEIPEDSTVARKLREAGAIVLGKANLSQWSGARGEITQGWSAYGGQCIGAYYRDMDPDGSSSGSGVAASTGLAWAALGTDTSGSIADPSSKHNLVGIKPTTGLTSRYLVVPISEHQDSVGPMARTVKDAAYLLAAIAGPDEHDNYTSASPFGDRVPDYVAACKGNGLRGRRIGVPRHMLQLWSDKPSDYMLEIFDSALDVLRAQGAEIADDIVLPGAVDLLNSKYSPFVTGPDLMVDIPRYFSQLKTNPNNITTMIQLREFIQNDAREGYPEKNTASWDRGIRRGYDNTSPAWWANYKAQAELAGPRGIAGAVDKYSLDAIVLPTEYLSKLAAPLGNPVISVPVGRTPDDTPLEKNKFGTLNIKGPNQPFGLGFTGARFSEEILVEIAYAFEQATMVRKTIVPYIQPKTELEDIVGKREDTNGELEL, encoded by the coding sequence ATGACTGCCAGACACCTCCTCCAAGCTTTCATAGTAATAGCCTGCTCTCTTCCCCTCTGCCAATGTGCCCCGGCAAGTGGCCGCGTTCAACTCCCTTCTTTGCTCGACGCGACgcttgatgagctgcagTCGGGCCTCAATGCCGGGCATTTCACCAGCGTGGACTTGATCCGGGCCTACACCGCCCGAATCGGCCAAGTCAACTCGCGACTACACGCCGTCAACGAGATCAACCCGGATGCTGTTTCCATCGCCGCACATCACGACTCGCTGAGAAGTTCTGGAAACCTCATCGGCCCGCTCCATGGCATCCCAGTCGTGGTTAAGGACAACATTGGCACGGCCGACAAGATGAACAACACGGCTGGGTCGTTCGCGCTTCTCGGCGCCGAGATCCCAGAGGACAGCACCGTTGCCCGCAAGCTCCGCGAGGCTGGCGCCATTGTGCTCGGCAAGGCCAATCTCTCGCAGTGGTCCGGTGCTCGTGGCGAGATCACGCAGGGCTGGTCGGCGTATGGCGGGCAGTGTATCGGCGCCTATTATCGCGACATGGACCCCGACGGCTCTTCGTCTGGCAGCGGCGTCGCGGCCTCgactggcctggcctgggcgGCACTGGGGACTGACACCTCTGGTTCGATTGCAGATCCGTCGAGCAAGCATAACTTGGTCGGAATCAAACCCACCACGGGGCTGACGTCGCGGTATCTCGTCGTTCCCATCTCGGAGCACCAGGACAGCGTTGGGCCAATGGCGCGAACCGTCAAGGATGCCGCTTATTTGCTGGCGGCCATTGCCGGACCCGACGAGCACGACAATTACACGTCTGCGTCGCCGTTTGGAGATCGAGTGCCGGACTATGTGGCCGCTTGCAAGGGCAACGGCCTGCGTGGGAGGCGGATTGGCGTCCCTCGGCACATGTTGCAACTGTGGTCGGACAAACCCAGTGATTATATGCTTGAGATATTCGATTCTGCGCTGGACGTCTTGCGGGCTCAGGGCGCTGAAATTGCAGACGACATCGTCCTGCCTGGCGCGGTGGACTTGCTGAACAGCAAATATAGCCCCTTTGTCACGGGCCCAGACCTGATGGTCGACATACCTCGGTACTTTTCGCAGCTCAAAACGAACCCCAACAACATCACTACCATGATTCAGCTACGCGAATTCATCCAAAACGATGCTCGCGAAGGGTACCCCGAGAAAAACACCGCGTCTTGGGACAGGGGCATCCGCAGAGGCTACGATAATACCTCGCCAGCGTGGTGGGCAAACTACAAGGCCCAGGCAGAGCTCGCCGGCCCTCGGGGAATTGCCGGCGCGGTGGACAAGTACTCGCTCGATGCTATCGTCCTGCCCACGGAATATCTGAGCAAGCTTGCGGCTCCTCTAGGCAACCCGGTCATTTCAGTCCCTGTAGGACGGACGCCCGACGACACGCCtctggagaagaacaagTTTGGGACTTTGAACATCAAGGGCCCGAACCAGCCGTTTGGGCTGGGATTCACGGGCGCGCGGTTTAGTGAGGAGATACTCGTTGAGATTGCGTATGCTTTTGAGCAGGCGACAATGGTGCGCAAGACGATTGTTCCTTATATCCAGCCCAAGACGGAGCTGGAGGACATTGtgggaaagagagaggataCGAATGGGGAGTTGGAGTTGTAG
- a CDS encoding uncharacterized protein (EggNog:ENOG41) codes for MGTQMDIDYDLSEVGNNPPEAEKNLETENSLLNAKNEPLGLIKSAEAIVGKIIPQYEHGIKDFEELPPEFIKVNDCLPQTQNVLNHAINELKWDESSSESIQPLAVGLELQVKKLQNVFTQVAKETKSSKDQTVLGCYITVLRGLEDPKSHQVEVLMRGILKDLDTLFNEKPLKSGYSKPSELKVITEKMSKVKSSVQESDLTKTGPSNVQNNYDRSTGHQYNGNATNINSGSGTYTINNNNGTNPTNS; via the coding sequence ATGGGTACTCAGATGGACATTGACTATGATCTATCCGAAGTAGGTAATAATCCAcccgaggctgagaagaatcTCGAGACTGAGAACAGTCTTCTCAACGCCAAGAATGAACCCCTCGGACTCATCAAATCTGCGGAAGCAATTGTTGGCAAAATAATCCCTCAATACGAACATGGAATCAAAGATTTCGAGGAACTTCCACCTGAGTTCATCAAAGTAAACGATTGTCTACCTCAAACACAAAACGTTCTAAACCATGCCATCAATGAGCTCAAGTGGGACGAATCATCGAGTGAGTCCATTCAGCCCTTGGCTGTAGGACTTGAATTACAAGTGAAGAAATTACAAAATGTATTCACTCAGGTTgcaaaagagacaaaaagttCGAAAGATCAAACCGTCTTAGGATGTTACATCACCGTTCTGAGAGGTTTGGAGGACCCCAAGTCACACCAGGTGGAAGTTCTTATGCGTGGCATCCTCAAGGACCTTGATACACTGTTCAACGAAAAGCCACTGAAATCAGGCTACAGCAAACCTTCTGAGCTGAAGGTTATCACTGAGAAGATGTCCAAAGTGAAATCATCCGTACAAGAGTCAGATCTTACAAAAACTGGGCCAAGTAACGTTCAGAATAACTACGATAGGTCAACGGGCCATCAGTATAACGGCAATGCAACTAACATAAATTCTGGTTCTGGTACTTATACGATTAACAATAACAATGGTACGAATCCAACGAATTCATAG
- a CDS encoding uncharacterized protein (EggNog:ENOG41~TransMembrane:2 (i12-31o61-81i)), producing MKRGRPHSREDFQIAIICALPLEYDVVSLLFDQFWDEDESYGRARGDTNTYTTGRMGQYDVVLVLLPNMGTIAAAGAAASFRSSYSNLQLAFLVGICGGVPWNREDEIHLGDVVISKSAVQYDLGNQYHKTFVIKDTIDDSLGRPNKNIRSLVKSFETERIRDQLRQKALLYLKDIQSAAARKRRRFNYQYPGTAKDMLFIATYRHKHRGSQPCNFCDAQPDGFCQKAAQTSCAELGCDEAQLVVRSDLEARGSPEEPEIFIGRIASGNTVMKSGEHRDRIADEQGVIALEMEGAGVWDEIPCIIVKGVCDYADSHRNDLWQRYAAATAASVMKAILGRYILSDR from the coding sequence ATGAAAAGAGGTCGACCACATAGTCGAGAAGATTTCCAAATCGCAATCATCTGCGCGCTGCCACTCGAGTATGATGTGGTTTCTCTACTCTTTGACCAATTTTGGGATGAAGACGAGTCATACGGTCGCGCGCGCGGCGACACAAACACGTATACAACCGGCCGCATGGGACAATACGACGTTGTGCTTGTACTTCTTCCCAATATGGGGACCATTGCGGCggctggagcagcagcaagcttcaGGTCGAGCTATTCCAACCTACAACTGGCATTCCTAGTTGGCATTTGCGGCGGTGTGCCATGGAATAGAGAAGACGAAATCCACCTCGGTGATGTCGTAATCAGCAAATCCGCTGTTCAGTATGATCTGGGCAACCAATATCACAAGACGTTTGTGATTAAAGACACCATCGATGATAGCCTTGGTCGACCAAATAAGAACATTCGCAGCCTAGTCAAAAGCTTTGAGACCGAACGTATCAGAGACCAACTACGGCAAAAGGCGTTATTATACTTGAAAGACATCCAGAGTGCAGCCGCACGGAAGCGACGACGATTCAACTACCAGTATCCTGGGACTGCAAAGGACATGCTTTTTATAGCAACATATCGGCATAAGCATAGAGGCTCACAGCCTTGTAATTTCTGTGATGCCCAGCCCGATGGCTTTTGCCAAAAGGCAGCCCAGACATCTTGTGCCGAACTTGGATGTGACGAGGCACAGCTGGTGGTTAGATCGGATTTGGAGGCAAGAGGCTCACCTGAAGAGCCTGAAATTTTTATTGGGCGTATAGCTTCTGGAAACACGGTGATGAAGTCTGGTGAGCATCGAGACAGGATTGCTGACGAACAAGGCGTAATTGCTcttgagatggagggggCAGGTGTCTGGGATGAGATTCCTTGTATTATTGTCAAGGGCGTGTGTGATTACGCCGACAGTCACAGAAATGACTTGTGGCAACGgtatgctgctgctacggcTGCTTCGGTTATGAAGGCTATACTTGGGCGATACATCTTGTCAGATAGATGA
- a CDS encoding uncharacterized protein (EggNog:ENOG41~MEROPS:MER0017248) — translation MATSHLSTQPKGDSAPDAMAQLVETYAQLFKNGQRSPILRRPDEYGMKYEDIFFPSLDGTILQGWFIPAPNSKKLIIANHPMTCNRYGYPGHLEEFGGFGGFEVNFLPDYKALHDAGYNVICYDLRNHGISDQGSGGMCGALGYYEARDVVGSLIYARSRSDTKDNTIGLLSRCMGGNATIHAMSHFPEHFNDIKAMVLLQAVSGHAFVEKGAINAGLDVDETVKAFDMRIHDITGFYLKELSPIPLVKNVTVPTLFAQVRKDALIDTKDTQEIFDALSSKEKQLTWIEDSTRRFDGYNYFAKKPAELVEWFGKYV, via the coding sequence ATGGCTACGTCTCACTTATCCACTCAACCCAAGGGCGATTCAGCCCCTGACGCCATGGCGCAACTTGTTGAGACCTACGCTCAGCTCTTCAAGAATGGCCAGCGCAGCCCTATTCTTCGTCGACCAGATGAGTATGGGATGAAATACGaagacatcttcttcccttctctcgATGGCACAATCCTACAAGGATGGTTCATCCCTGCACCCAACTCGAAGAAGCTCATCATAGCAAATCATCCAATGACATGCAATCGCTATGGATACCCCGGCCATCTGGAGGAATTCGgtggctttggcggctttgaGGTGAACTTTTTACCCGACTACAAGGCTCTGCATGATGCTGGCTACAACGTTATCTGCTACGATCTTCGAAACCACGGCATCAGCGATCAGGGATCGGGAGGCATGTGCGGCGCGCTCGGATATTACGAGGCACGCGACGTTGTTGGCTCTCTCATCTACGCCCGCTCACGTTCGGACACCAAGGACAACACCATTGGCCTACTGAGCCGATGCATGGGAGGGAATGCTACCATTCATGCCATGTCCCATTTCCCAGAGCACTTCAATGATATCAAGGCTATggtccttcttcaagctgtTTCGGGGCATGCCTTTGTCGAGAAAGGCGCCATCAATGCGGGCCTTGACGTCGATGAGACTGTAAAGGCTTTTGATATGAGAATTCACGACATCACCGGATTCTACCTGAAAGAGCTATCCCCCATTCCATTGGTGAAGAATGTTACTGTGCCAACCCTTTTTGCACAGGTTCGGAAAGACGCTTTGATTGATACGAAAGATACTCAGGAGATCTTTGACGCCCtaagcagcaaagaaaagcagTTGACCTGGATTGAAGATAGTACTAGGAGATTTGATGGCTATAATTATTTTGCCAAGAAACCTGCCGAGCTAGTTGAATGGTTTGGAAAGTATGTTTAG
- a CDS encoding uncharacterized protein (EggNog:ENOG41), which produces MKVTTLDPIVFKGKCRGFQFSLLLRSVILLPYQTIAIAYHQLFCIMTSRYASVHQIEALGGPGDARPTASQIVQDQQLVDKLSNKVILITGCSSSIGVETARALYLTGATLYLTARDTAKVEAALGDLIESPRVHVLHLDLDSLGSVRACAEEFKSKTARLNILIENAGVMACPEGRTADGFETQFGTNHLAHFLLFQLLRPMLLASSTPEFNSRVVIVASSAHYVSDVHFDNLSLENEYDPWKAYGQSKTANIWTANEIERRYHSKGLHAFSLHPGAIATDLLRHVDDDVKNGWQQNKYLDTYWKSPEQGAATSVWAALAKELEGKGGLYLDDCQIAGAHDASKTGPQGPGYKPWAYNPEGETKLWKMSLELLNLSDD; this is translated from the coding sequence ATGAAAGTAACAACACTAGACCCAATTGTATTTAAAGGAAAGTGTCGAGGATTCCAGTTCTCTTTACTATTAAGATCAGTCATCCTTCTTCCATATCAAACAATTGCAATAGCCTACCATCAGCTTTTCTGCATCATGACTTCAAGGTACGCTTCAGTTCATCAGATCGAGGCCCTTGGCGGACCAGGAGATGCTCGACCTACCGCATCCCAAATCGTACAAGACCAACAACTCGTCGACAAGCTGAGCAACAAGGTGATCCTAATCACTGGGTGCTCTTCGAGCATTGGAGTCGAGACTGCCCGAGCACTGTATCTTACTGGAGCAACTCTCTATCTTACGGCTCGCGATACAGCCAAGGTTGAGGCTGCCCTGGGCGATCTTATTGAGAGCCCCCGTGTCCACGTTCTCCACCTGGACCTTGATTCTCTGGGGTCCGTTCGCGCATGTGCTGAAGAGTTCAAGTCCAAGACGGCGCGCCTTAATATTTTGATCGAAAATGCAGGCGTCATGGCCTGCCCTGAAGGTCGTACAGCTGACGGCTTCGAAACTCAGTTTGGAACCAATCACTTGGCTCACTTCCTGTTGTTTCAGCTACTCCGCCCTATGCTTCTTGCTTCCTCTACTCCCGAATTTAATTCACGCGTGGTTATTGTTGCATCTAGCGCTCACTATGTTAGTGATGTGCATTTTGACAACCTTAGCCTGGAAAACGAGTACGATCCATGGAAAGCGTACGGCCAGAGCAAGACTGCCAATATCTGGACAGCAAACGAAATTGAAAGAAGGTACCATTCAAAGGGTCTTCATGCCTTCAGCCTTCACCCTGGAGCTATCGCCACGGATCTGCTGCGGCACGTTGACGACGACGTGAAGAACGGGTGGCAGCAAAATAAGTATTTGGATACTTACTGGAAGAGCCCTGAGCAAGGCGCAGCGACAAGCGTATGGGCCGCTCTGGCCAAAGAGTTGGAGGGAAAGGGTGGATTGTATTTAGACGATTGTCAGATTGCTGGCGCGCACGACGCAAGCAAGACTGGTCCTCAAGGTCCTGGATACAAGCCATGGGCGTATAACCCGGAGGGTGAGACTAAACTCTGGAAGATGTCTCTGGAGTTGTTGAATTTGTCCGATGATTAA
- a CDS encoding uncharacterized protein (EggNog:ENOG41), protein MSQTVIRLRGKRNSVRNLKACKEDVQPPTKHEVLVKVHAVSLNYRDIAIATSQYPFPVKENVIPCSDAAGTIATVGDGVKGLAVGDRVICAFDTSNIFGDSDLLNGQGGPVDGVLCEYIAVPAAAVVKVPEDSPQSFSEWSTLVCAGVTAWNALYGAIPLKPGQVVLCQGTGGVSICGLILAKAAGAITIVTSSSDEKLELVKSTFGADFGINYKKHPEWSKEVLKITNGEGVEYVLENGGSGTVKESISSVKIGGNVSVIGFLSPTSQAEMPDVAHLALERGAVIRGVHFGSAQLLQDLVRFVGRKRLRLPVEKEFAFSEGDVIKAFEYLQSGAHIGKVCIKVVD, encoded by the exons ATGTCACAAACTGTTATTCGGCTCAGAGGCAAGAGGAACTCGGTTCGAAACCTGAAGGCGTGCAAAGAGGACGTCCAGCCGCCCACTAAACATGAAGTTCTTGTCAAGGTTCACGCGGTATCCTTGAATTATCGTGATATCGCTATCGCGACTAGTCAATATCCATTTCCTGTCAAGGAAAATGTGATCCCTTGTTCGGATGCCGCAGGAACTATTGCCACAGTCGGCGATGGTGTTAAAGGCCTCGCTGTCGGTGACCGTGTCATTTGCGCATTCGACACGAGCAACATTTTCGGAGATTCAGACTTGCTAAACGGGCAAGGAGGACCGGTAGATGGGGTTCTATGTGAATACATTGCGGTTCCAGCCGCTGCAGTTGTCAAGGTTCCTGAAGACTCGCCTCAAAGCTTTTCGGAATGGTCTACCTTGGTCTGCGCGGGCGTCACAGCATGGAACGCCTTGTACGGCGCAATACCTTTGAAGCCAGGCCAGGTTGTTCTTTGTCAAG GGACTGGCGGCGTGTCGATTTGTGggttgatcttggccaaaGCTGCCGGGGCCATCACCATTGTGACGTCCTCTAGCGATGAGAAGCTCGAGTTGGTCAAGTCTACATTTGGCGCCGATTTTGGTATCAACTACAAAAAGCATCCAGAATGGTCCAAGGAGGTCTTGAAGATTACAAACGGCGAAGGCGTTGAATATGTTCTTGAAAACGGAGGGTCAGGTACAGTCAAGGAAAGCATCAGCTCCGTCAAGATTGGAGGCAACGTATCGGTCATTGGCTTTCTCTCACCTACAAGCCAAGCGGAGATGCCAGATGTTGCGCATCTTGCACTTGAAAGAGGAGCTGTCATTCGCGGCGTCCATTTTGGTTCCGCACAGTTGTTACAGGACCTTGTGCGATTTGTCGGGCGCAAACGTCTTCGATTACCAGTTGAGAAGGAATTTGCCTTTTCCGAGGGCGACGTGATAAAAGCATTTGAGTACCTCCAATCGGGCGCACACATTGGCAAAGTCTGTATCAAAGTGGTTGATTAA
- a CDS encoding uncharacterized protein (EggNog:ENOG41) yields the protein MRQLTAAINSKRAQRMKKLEQEFRKDLYNCLTWDIERQFADGLDDDEDVYAQPAMNLRLAKLLCQQPPDLSFDVTEAIVALNGKRQTAKRRICNAPQKNSDNIALIKEEFPAPDPFPLSWPNSHGQITVSDMHWRRNFVYLGDSFLLLPTSSDSQIHFRYMTYKCDKAVDSDQIYASSQRWLTE from the coding sequence ATGAGACAGCTCACAGCAGCGATTAACAGCAAACGCGCGCAACGGATGAAGAAACTCGAACAAGAATTCCGTAAAGACTTGTACAACTGCCTAACGTGGGATATCGAGCGGCAGTTTGCTGATGGCTtggacgatgacgaagacgtgTACGCACAACCAGCAATGAACCTACGACTAGCAAAATTGCTCTGCCAACAACCACCCGATCTGAGCTTCGATGTGACTGAGGCTATCGTGGCTCTCAACGGTAAACGGCAAACAGCCAAGCGGCGCATCTGCAACGCGCCACAGAAAAATAGCGACAACATCGCCCTTATCAAGGAAGAATTCCCAGCGCCTGACCCCTTTCCCCTCTCATGGCCAAACTCTCATGGCCAAATCACAGTGTCCGATATGCATTGGCGACGAAACTTTGTCTATTTAGGAGACAGCTTTCTCTTGCTGCCGACCAGCAGTGATTCTCAGATCCACTTCCGATATATGACATACAAATGCGACAAAGCTGTTGACTCCGACCAAATCTATGCTTCGAGCCAGAGGTGGCTGACAGAGTAG
- a CDS encoding uncharacterized protein (EggNog:ENOG41~TransMembrane:3 (i12-29o66-84i96-115o)~SECRETED:SignalP(1-28)), whose product MATRAFFDPIAALRAAPLLTSTCTLWWAMDEHFFLSIFNTPEIRSKSNELLPTYFKEFFEGGLNRTLALLTLTISSTMATCFVNHGYHWANKSLRWYTAGMVLTAGHLAFVPAIAPKIKAIVEDTSKGESTKDLESWLSVHTIRTLTVDLAAWVCFVIGTAREIQGDWD is encoded by the coding sequence ATGGCGACCAGAGCCTTCTTTGACCCGATCGCCGCATTGCGGGCAGCGCCGTTGCTCACATCGACTTGCACGCTCTGGTGGGCAATGGACGAGCACTTTTTcctcagcatcttcaacacGCCCGAGATCCGCAGCAAGAGCAATGAACTGCTGCCAACCTATTTCAAGGAATTCTTCGAAGGCGGATTGAACCGCACACTTGCCCTCCTGACTCTCACCATCTCATCCACCATGGCTACCTGTTTCGTAAACCACGGCTATCACTGGGCCAACAAGTCTCTGCGGTGGTACACAGCCGGAATGGTATTGACAGCCGGGCATCTCGCCTTTGTGCCGGCCATTGCAcccaagatcaaggccattgtcgagGACACTTCCAAGGGCGAGAGCACCAAGGATCTGGAGAGCTGGTTGAGCGTCCACACGATCCGGACCTTGACGGTTGATTTGGCGGCGTGGGTGTGCTTTGTCATTGGCACTGCGCGCGAGATTCAGGGCGACTGGGATTAA
- a CDS encoding uncharacterized protein (EggNog:ENOG41~TransMembrane:3 (o329-348i355-373o385-405i)): MSLITTLPLVGGREEQPQEKQAPRKKHAKLFHRKTRTGCQRCRARRVKCDEARPICNNCTRLDLDCEYAQSSAQKKNSENNVQSSVSPSGGESVNSDGLVQPEETTARRKLELELFYHYSTEVGPAHNVDKFSQNFLGPFTCQAALRSDAVLYAVCMVAALHKAHISGDDGSKYMDHCLTYANLALQSHHHQVANLDPENVDFSCLTSSLLRVYRYYQLQNRPLEPYAPPMEWLRMCNTSNIVFRKAWGFLEDRQETVSGRLMLEISQNLEEKDRMEHSNELIHLMRRQEPHELEEQWDDEVHNVYKRTLSCLGWLWKHRFDSDPPYGVSRRLFLFPMIVDAQFVVFVEEQRPRALVILAHYFAMLAIIRQMWYIGDAGFREAKAIAAAVPSAWLGMLIQPLEILKDPSLLCDIQPKA, encoded by the exons ATGAGTCTGATTACTACGCTGCCCCTGGTGGGCGGACGCGAAGAACAGCCACAAGAGAAACAGGCGCCGCGAAAGAAGCATGCAAAGCTATTCCACAGAAAGACTAGAACGGGCTGCCAGCGATGTCGAGCTCGGAGAGTCAAG TGTGACGAAGCTAGGCCAATCTGTAACAATTGCACACGACTTGATTTGGACTGCGAATACGCCCAGTCCTCAgcacaaaagaagaatagcGAAAACAATGTTCAGTCTTCGGTTTCACCAAGCGGCGGTGAAAGCGTCAACTCTGACGGATTGGTGCAACCTGAAGAAACAACAGCCCGCCGGAAACTCGAACTCGAGCTGTTCTATCACTATTCCACAGAGGTCGGACCAGCCCACAACGTGGACAAGTTTTCTCAGAACTTTCTAGGCCCCTTTACGTGCCAGGCAGCTTTGCGGTCAGATGCCGTTTTATACGCTGTTTGCATGGTGGCGGCTCTTCATAAAGCGCACATATCTGGCGATGACGGCTCAAAATACATGGATCACTGCTTGACCTATGCTAATTTGGCTCTTCAGTCGCACCACCACCAGGTGGCCAATCTCGATCCCGAAAATGTGGACTTTTCGTGCCTGACCTCTAGCCTTTTACGGGTTTATAGATATTATCAGTTACAGAATCGGCCTTTGGAGCCGTATGCGCCTCCTATGGAGTGGTTGCGCATGTGCAACACCAGCAATATTGTGTTCCGCAAGGCATGGGGGTTCCTTGAAGACAGACAAGAAACAGTGAGCGGCAGGTTGATGCTGGAAATCTCGCAAAATctggaagaaaaggacagGATGGAGCATTCTAACGAGCTGATTCACCTCATGCGACGTCAAGAGCCCCATGAGTTGGAGGAACAGTGGGATGACGAAGTTCACAACGTGTATAAACGCACTTTGagctgccttggctggctctGGAAGCACAGATTCGACAGCGATCCCCCCTACGGCGTGTCCAGACGGCTTTTTCTATTCCCCATGATAGTGGACGCTCAGTTTGTGGTGTTTGTAGAGGAACAGCGGCCGCGGGCACTCGTTATTCTGGCGCATTATTTTGCAATGCTTGCAATTATCCGCCAAATGTGGTATATTGGCGATGCAGGCTTCCGTGAAGCCAAAGCAATTGCGGCTGCGGTGCCGTCAGCGTGGCTGGGGATGCTGATTCAACCGCTGGAGATTTTGAAGGATCCATCCTTGTTGTGTGATATTCAGCCCAAAGCCTGA